A window of Primulina tabacum isolate GXHZ01 chromosome 4, ASM2559414v2, whole genome shotgun sequence contains these coding sequences:
- the LOC142542851 gene encoding copper chaperone for superoxide dismutase, chloroplastic isoform X1: MAFLRSILTAKTTAIAAAAAVPAAAAVYSFSSSSFSSSSSLKRASKNLSFGSLSFSLNPNYRLEESCPLKSFGHPPSATVEMDQNPRSKVNGAAIPELMTEFMVDMSCEGCVKSVKTKLQTVDGVKNIDVDLTNQVVRVLATSPVKILTEALEQTGRKARLIGQGTPEDFLVSAAVAEFKGPVIFGVVRLAQVNLELAKIEATFSGLAPGKHGWSINEFGDLTMGAASTGKVFNPTNYDKEPLGDLGTLNVDVKGDAFFSGVKEKLRVADLIGRSIAVYESEDRSDDGLAAAVVARSAGVGENYKKLCTCDGTTIWEATNADFVPSKV; the protein is encoded by the exons ATGGCTTTTTTGCGGTCAATTTTGACAGCAAAAACAACAGCCATAGCAGCGGCCGCCGCAGTCCCAGCGGCTGCCGCAGTCTATTCCTTCTCTTCCTCTTCATTTTCAAGCTCTTCTTCTCTCAAAAGGGCATCCAAAAACTTATCTTTTGGATCGCTCAGTTTTTCTTTGAATCCGAATTACAGGCTCGAAGAATCGTGTCCTTTGAAGAGTTTTGGGCATCCGCCTTCCGCTACTGTTGAAATGGATCAGAACCCAAGGTCCAAGGTA AATGGTGCCGCAATACCGGAGCTGATG ACTGAATTTATGGTGGATATGTCATGTGAGGGATGTGTTAAATCGGTCAAGACTAAACTTCAGACTGTTGATG GTGTTAAAAATATTGATGTGGACTTAACTAATCAAGTTGTGCGAGTTCTTGCAACTTCACCTGTGAAGATCTTGACTGAAGCATTGGAGCAAACTGGGCGGAAAGCACGATTAATTGGACAAGGAACTCCTGAAG ATTTTCTCGTTTCAGCTGCTGTTGCTGAGTTCAAAGGTCCAGTTATTTTTGGAGTAGTTCGTTTAGCTCAGGTGAATTTGGAATTGGCTAAAATTGAAGCTACCTTCAGCGGTTTGGCACCTGGAAAACACGGTTGGTCTATTAATGAATTTGGTGATTTGACCATGGGAGCAGCAAGCACTGGGAAAGTGTTCAATCCGACAAACTATGATAAAGAG CCACTTGGTGACCTGGGAACACTAAATGTTGATGTTAAGGGCGATGCCTTTTTTTCGGGTGTTAAAGAAAAGTTGAGAGTAGCTGATCTTATCGGACGTTCCATAGCAGTGTATGAATCTGAAGATAGGTCGGATGATGGTCTAGCAGCCGCGGTGGTGGCTCGAAGTGCTGGAGTCGGTGAGAACTACAAAAAGTTGTGCACTTGTGATGGTACAACTATTTGGGAAGCAACTAATGCTGATTTTGTACCAAGCAAGGTCTAA
- the LOC142542851 gene encoding copper chaperone for superoxide dismutase, chloroplastic isoform X3, whose protein sequence is MAFLRSILTAKTTAIAAAAAVPAAAAVYSFSSSSFSSSSSLKRASKNLSFGSLSFSLNPNYRLEESCPLKSFGHPPSATVEMDQNPRSKVNGAAIPELMTEFMVDMSCEGCVKSVKTKLQTVDGVKNIDVDLTNQVVRVLATSPVKILTEALEQTGRKARLIGQGTPEAAVAEFKGPVIFGVVRLAQVNLELAKIEATFSGLAPGKHGWSINEFGDLTMGAASTGKVFNPTNYDKEPLGDLGTLNVDVKGDAFFSGVKEKLRVADLIGRSIAVYESEDRSDDGLAAAVVARSAGVGENYKKLCTCDGTTIWEATNADFVPSKV, encoded by the exons ATGGCTTTTTTGCGGTCAATTTTGACAGCAAAAACAACAGCCATAGCAGCGGCCGCCGCAGTCCCAGCGGCTGCCGCAGTCTATTCCTTCTCTTCCTCTTCATTTTCAAGCTCTTCTTCTCTCAAAAGGGCATCCAAAAACTTATCTTTTGGATCGCTCAGTTTTTCTTTGAATCCGAATTACAGGCTCGAAGAATCGTGTCCTTTGAAGAGTTTTGGGCATCCGCCTTCCGCTACTGTTGAAATGGATCAGAACCCAAGGTCCAAGGTA AATGGTGCCGCAATACCGGAGCTGATG ACTGAATTTATGGTGGATATGTCATGTGAGGGATGTGTTAAATCGGTCAAGACTAAACTTCAGACTGTTGATG GTGTTAAAAATATTGATGTGGACTTAACTAATCAAGTTGTGCGAGTTCTTGCAACTTCACCTGTGAAGATCTTGACTGAAGCATTGGAGCAAACTGGGCGGAAAGCACGATTAATTGGACAAGGAACTCCTGAAG CTGCTGTTGCTGAGTTCAAAGGTCCAGTTATTTTTGGAGTAGTTCGTTTAGCTCAGGTGAATTTGGAATTGGCTAAAATTGAAGCTACCTTCAGCGGTTTGGCACCTGGAAAACACGGTTGGTCTATTAATGAATTTGGTGATTTGACCATGGGAGCAGCAAGCACTGGGAAAGTGTTCAATCCGACAAACTATGATAAAGAG CCACTTGGTGACCTGGGAACACTAAATGTTGATGTTAAGGGCGATGCCTTTTTTTCGGGTGTTAAAGAAAAGTTGAGAGTAGCTGATCTTATCGGACGTTCCATAGCAGTGTATGAATCTGAAGATAGGTCGGATGATGGTCTAGCAGCCGCGGTGGTGGCTCGAAGTGCTGGAGTCGGTGAGAACTACAAAAAGTTGTGCACTTGTGATGGTACAACTATTTGGGAAGCAACTAATGCTGATTTTGTACCAAGCAAGGTCTAA
- the LOC142542852 gene encoding subtilisin-like protease: MSFLLFVTFICILNFSSSTTFAQDLPGENNLETYIVRVEEPDAQLSSEAGSFDWDKWYRSFLPTTMATSSTSGDRMVYTYHHVFKGFSARLSADEVKEMENKEGFISARPQRKLSLDTTHSPNFLGLNQNMGFWRVSNYGKGVIIGVVDTGILPEHPSFSDEGMPPPPAKWKGKCEFNHTTCNNKIIGARYLGKPLNESPLDDDGHGTHVAGTAAGNFVKGANFFGSANGTASGIAPLAHLAIYKVCYLSCSDSDILAGMDFAIEDGVDVLSISIGGFSFGFYDDDIAIGAFSAMEKGILVSCSAGNNGPSDRTVHNSAPWILTVGASTTDRKIRATAVLGNNEQFDGQSAFQPTDFPTTPLPLVYAGTINKSDSLAPFCDPESLNRTSLLKGKIVVCELGIVTATEKGEAVKNAGAAAMIVVNNARYANTTFSEFYGLPAAYVSYADGLTIKTYINSTSTPTATILFKGTVIGDDRAPVVAAFSSRGPNRVSLGILKPDILGPGVNILAAWPTSVENITNTKSTFNIISGTSMSCPHLSGVAALLKSVHPDWSPAAIKSAIMTTADVVNLAKNPIEDETFLPADIFATGSGHVNPSRANDPGLIYDIQPKDYIPYLCGLNYTNRQVGVILQRRVDCLVESSIPEAQLNYPSFSLTFPSFNISTPQTYSRMVTNVGEPNSSYVVEIVPPPGIEVLVQPAKLDFSEFNQKLQYQVTFTRLNITTSNITFVQQGFLKWSSTRYSVRSPIAVMMR, encoded by the coding sequence ATGAGCTTCCTGTTATTTGTTACCTTTATTTGCATACTGAATTTCAGTTCATCAACAACATTTGCTCAAGATTTACCAGGTGAAAACAATTTGGAGACTTACATAGTTCGTGTCGAGGAACCTGATGCACAGCTTTCCTCTGAAGCAGGCAGCTTCGACTGGGACAAATGGTACCGGTCGTTCTTGCCAACCACCATGGCAACGTCCTCAACCAGTGGAGACCGAATGGTTTACACATATCATCACGTGTTTAAGGGCTTTTCTGCTAGATTATCTGCAGATGAAGTGAAAGAAATGGAAAATAAGGAGGGATTTATATCAGCACGTCCCCAAAGAAAATTGTCCTTGGATACAACTCATTCGCCTAACTTCTTGGGGTTGAACCAGAACATGGGGTTCTGGAGAGTTTCCAATTATGGCAAAGGTGTGATCATTGGAGTAGTGGACACTGGAATTTTACCGGAACACCCTTCCTTTAGCGATGAAGGGATGCCACCTCCACCAGCGAAATGGAAGGGGAAGTGTGAGTTCAATCACACAACATGCAACAATAAGATTATTGGAGCTCGGTACCTTGGGAAGCCTCTTAACGAGAGTCCACTAGATGATGATGGCCATGGCACGCATGTCGCGGGAACTGCTGCCGGAAACTTTGTGAAAGGAGCAAACTTTTTCGGCAGTGCTAATGGGACAGCATCTGGCATCGCGCCACTTGCTCATTTAGCCATTTACAAGGTTTGTTACTTATCTTGTTCAGACAGTGATATTCTTGCTGGGATGGACTTTGCTATTGAGGATGGAGTAGATGTGCTTTCTATCTCTATTGGAGGATTCTCTTTTGGTTTCTACGACGATGACATAGCGATTGGGGCATTTAGTGCTATGGAGAAGGGGATCTTGGTTAGCTGCTCAGCTGGAAATAATGGCCCGAGTGATAGAACAGTACATAATTCGGCCCCTTGGATTCTAACCGTAGGTGCAAGTACTACGGACAGAAAGATAAGGGCTACTGCAGTCCTTGGAAACAATGAACAGTTTGATGGCCAGTCCGCTTTTCAGCCAACGGATTTCCCAACGACACCGTTGCCTCTTGTATATGCCGGGACGATTAACAAAAGTGATTCTTTAGCTCCATTTTGCGACCCGGAATCATTGAACAGAACATCCCTCCTCAAGGGAAAAATAGTGGTGTGCGAATTAGGCATAGTAACAGCGACTGAAAAGGGAGAAGCAGTGAAGAATGCTGGAGCGGCTGCCATGATTGTGGTGAATAATGCACGGTATGCGAATACAACATTTTCAGAATTCTATGGCCTTCCAGCAGCTTATGTCAGTTATGCAGATGGGTTGACCATCAAGACttacataaattcaacttccaCACCCACGGCCACAATTTTATTCAAAGGTACTGTAATTGGAGATGATCGAGCCCCAGTGGTCGCGGCTTTCTCTTCGAGAGGGCCAAATCGGGTTAGCCTCGGCATCCTTAAACCTGACATTTTAGGCCCTGGAGTCAACATTCTCGCAGCATGGCCTACCTCAGTTGAAAATATCACAAACACAAAGTCCACATTCAACATAATATCTGGTACCTCAATGTCCTGCCCACACCTCAGTGGTGTCGCGGCGTTGCTCAAAAGCGTGCACCCTGATTGGTCTCCAGCAGCCATAAAGTCAGCAATCATGACTACAGCTGATGTCGTAAATCTCGCCAAGAATCCAATCGAGGACGAGACATTTCTTCCTGCAGACATCTTTGCCACTGGATCAGGACATGTCAATCCCTCCAGAGCAAACGATCCAGGACTGATTTATGATATCCAACCGAAAGATTACATCCCTTATCTATGTGGTTTAAACTATACAAACAGACAAGTCGGGGTTATTCTTCAACGCAGGGTAGATTGCCTGGTGGAATCAAGTATACCGGAAGCGCAGCTCAACTATCCTTCATTTTCTCTCACTTTTCCATCATTCAATATTTCAACACCTCAGACATATTCAAGAATGGTGACAAATGTTGGTGAGCCGAACTCATCTTACGTCGTTGAGATTGTCCCACCTCCCGGAATCGAAGTCCTTGTTCAACCGGCTAAGCTCGATTTCTCAGAGTTTAACCAGAAACTGCAATATCAAGTGACGTTTACACGATTGAATATTACGACCTCAAACATCACATttgtccaacaaggtttctTGAAGTGGAGTTCAACCAGGTATTCGGTCAGGAGTCCTATCGCGGTTATGATGCGTTAA
- the LOC142542851 gene encoding copper chaperone for superoxide dismutase, chloroplastic isoform X2: protein MAFLRSILTAKTTAIAAAAAVPAAAAVYSFSSSSFSSSSSLKRASKNLSFGSLSFSLNPNYRLEESCPLKSFGHPPSATVEMDQNPRSKNGAAIPELMTEFMVDMSCEGCVKSVKTKLQTVDGVKNIDVDLTNQVVRVLATSPVKILTEALEQTGRKARLIGQGTPEDFLVSAAVAEFKGPVIFGVVRLAQVNLELAKIEATFSGLAPGKHGWSINEFGDLTMGAASTGKVFNPTNYDKEPLGDLGTLNVDVKGDAFFSGVKEKLRVADLIGRSIAVYESEDRSDDGLAAAVVARSAGVGENYKKLCTCDGTTIWEATNADFVPSKV from the exons ATGGCTTTTTTGCGGTCAATTTTGACAGCAAAAACAACAGCCATAGCAGCGGCCGCCGCAGTCCCAGCGGCTGCCGCAGTCTATTCCTTCTCTTCCTCTTCATTTTCAAGCTCTTCTTCTCTCAAAAGGGCATCCAAAAACTTATCTTTTGGATCGCTCAGTTTTTCTTTGAATCCGAATTACAGGCTCGAAGAATCGTGTCCTTTGAAGAGTTTTGGGCATCCGCCTTCCGCTACTGTTGAAATGGATCAGAACCCAAGGTCCAAG AATGGTGCCGCAATACCGGAGCTGATG ACTGAATTTATGGTGGATATGTCATGTGAGGGATGTGTTAAATCGGTCAAGACTAAACTTCAGACTGTTGATG GTGTTAAAAATATTGATGTGGACTTAACTAATCAAGTTGTGCGAGTTCTTGCAACTTCACCTGTGAAGATCTTGACTGAAGCATTGGAGCAAACTGGGCGGAAAGCACGATTAATTGGACAAGGAACTCCTGAAG ATTTTCTCGTTTCAGCTGCTGTTGCTGAGTTCAAAGGTCCAGTTATTTTTGGAGTAGTTCGTTTAGCTCAGGTGAATTTGGAATTGGCTAAAATTGAAGCTACCTTCAGCGGTTTGGCACCTGGAAAACACGGTTGGTCTATTAATGAATTTGGTGATTTGACCATGGGAGCAGCAAGCACTGGGAAAGTGTTCAATCCGACAAACTATGATAAAGAG CCACTTGGTGACCTGGGAACACTAAATGTTGATGTTAAGGGCGATGCCTTTTTTTCGGGTGTTAAAGAAAAGTTGAGAGTAGCTGATCTTATCGGACGTTCCATAGCAGTGTATGAATCTGAAGATAGGTCGGATGATGGTCTAGCAGCCGCGGTGGTGGCTCGAAGTGCTGGAGTCGGTGAGAACTACAAAAAGTTGTGCACTTGTGATGGTACAACTATTTGGGAAGCAACTAATGCTGATTTTGTACCAAGCAAGGTCTAA